The Cryptomeria japonica chromosome 9, Sugi_1.0, whole genome shotgun sequence DNA segment AAGTTAAAAGCTTGGGGAAGTTGAAGCTATGAAGTTTTGCCTCGGAAATAGAAAGGAAGACTGCAAATCTGCAACTTAATAGAGAGTCCGTTGAAATAGTTTACCGTACAAATGTTTTCAACGGCTTCTCAGCTTGAAACTATAACGGTAAAAACGCAAATATTGCTGCAAATTTATTTGCTTTCTCTTATTTACTTTGCATTCTTCGTCTATCTTTAGAAATGGTTGCGGGAGAATTGAAAGCTCAAATGGCTGagaaaaaacatagaaaatatattttaaccATGAATTTTACGAAGCCCTGGACATGATAGGGAATTGCAGAAAGCTGTGAGGTTGGTACGCCACTAAAAGTTATCCTTTTCCTTGCATTTTTAGTGTTTGTTAAAGGTTGATAAATTTGTAGACTTTACAAAAAAGATGTTCTTACTTCAGCCTTTTGTTTATGCGCATCTAATGGAGCTTGAAAGGTTACAGTTATGAAATTTGCATTCAAAACTCAAAAATATAGCAAATTTGTATATTGTCGgacaatcaatttaaaaaaaactcACCACATATTTCAAAGAAACTCAAAGCCGGACAAACTCACTGGTTTAGGGGAAGCTTTGAGGCAAAAGGCCAGGTTATCATTTTTGTCATTTTCCATATATTTCTGGACATCGAAAATTTCCGGAAAGATTAGACAGGAAGTAAACGATGAGTTTGCTATCATTTTGCATGGATTTTTTGAGTAGTTTAAACCCTGTTAAAATTCGCAGGCTTGCAAGATATTTAGGTATTGAGCAGTGGTAAAATTCGTTCTCATTTGTACCTGTTTTTAGGGTATCTAAAATCCTGAAAAATGTACAAGAAGTGTCAAAGTTGAGACTACGGAAAACAAAGATCACTGACAAGAGAAACCTGTAATGGATTTACTTGTGCTTCGAAGAGTTTGATGTAAATTCGCTTACCTTAGTAGTGCTTGGGAGCATGGTGCGCAGAGTGGCGAGATGAGTGTTGATCCTCTCGCGTCGCCGGCGTTCTGCTTCACTGTGGCTCTTTGATGCCGCTAAGGCTTTGGCGTcaatgatttcctgtgcagtcaTTTTCACATTTACCATTTCTCCGGGAAGGTTAAGGCCATGGCCATAGCCATCCATGAGCATTCCAGAAGGACCGTTGGACAAAAGCATAGGAGAGGAGTCATGATGATCGTGAAGCGAAACGCCGCTTTTTCTTCCATATACAGAGCTTTGTCGCAGGCGATCGTAAGGAAACTGCAAGGGACCGCCATGAAACCCTGaaaaggaagatgatgaagaagaaggcgcTTCGTTATTCGGAGGCATGCAGGAAAGCAGCGGGGGATTTGACCATTGGACCGGCGGCACGACGGTCCACGGCATAGAGAAAGGAGTGCCTTGAACTCCGTTAGTATTATTATTTCCGTAGCCAGACATTGACGAAGTCGAGCTCGTGGATTCCGCCTGAAGTTGACGAATATAATTTCTTCTGTTCTCTACGTCTGTCTTTACAGCCTCGAATATTTTGCCGCACATTATCGGCTGCATTCAAACCCTAAAATTTTGCAATTGTAGTTGAGCGAAGGAGGGCGATGATACAAAGCAGTTAGATCTGAAAACACTCCTGTGACTCGAACTCTTAATTTCTCTGTGCCAAGAATGAAGCGGACATCCATTCCTCAGCTGCCTTTCACCTTTCACAGACACATTAATAGAAACTTTTCCGCTTCACATCGGCACCATTTCCACCGCCTAGACATAAGAATAGAAAAAGTCTTAgcattaaatgaaacatttaatttcaataaaCATCAAATCTTCCTTCACAG contains these protein-coding regions:
- the LOC131062897 gene encoding transcription factor bHLH30; the protein is MQPIMCGKIFEAVKTDVENRRNYIRQLQAESTSSTSSMSGYGNNNTNGVQGTPFSMPWTVVPPVQWSNPPLLSCMPPNNEAPSSSSSSFSGFHGGPLQFPYDRLRQSSVYGRKSGVSLHDHHDSSPMLLSNGPSGMLMDGYGHGLNLPGEMVNVKMTAQEIIDAKALAASKSHSEAERRRRERINTHLATLRTMLPSTTKTDKASLLAEVIDHVKDLKRQAAEIAEGSTVPTEADEVTVDSDPEDKSLIKASVCCDDRPDLLSDLIKALTTLNLRTLKAEITTLGGRVNNVLLLDHHHHPNHHYHHENNNTSNNPPPPPPSLTCIQDALKAVMERPNSEESPPGNKRQRLNPFNSIHILDHRPI